From a region of the Paenibacillus lutimineralis genome:
- a CDS encoding DUF4183 domain-containing protein produces MAVIKPVFTATASAPVASGGAVTTTLNPDTTRYFATLTAGMLGATNTTIPAGSFVDDSDTAITALPALTANDYFNVYINGVLQQQSLSTLATDSLVLGATTPDLSAGTPIQLEIVSFANVSSTLSTPPNISAPVITITS; encoded by the coding sequence ATGGCCGTTATTAAACCGGTATTTACAGCTACTGCAAGTGCACCCGTTGCCAGCGGCGGTGCAGTAACAACGACGTTGAACCCTGATACAACCCGATACTTTGCCACACTGACCGCAGGCATGCTAGGAGCTACAAATACTACAATTCCAGCTGGAAGCTTCGTAGACGACTCGGATACTGCTATCACTGCACTGCCAGCACTAACCGCTAATGACTATTTCAACGTCTATATTAACGGAGTTCTTCAGCAGCAATCACTATCCACACTGGCAACGGATAGTCTTGTATTGGGCGCGACGACTCCGGATCTTTCCGCCGGTACACCAATCCAACTGGAGATCGTCAGCTTCGCCAACGTATCATCGACCCTGTCAACACCACCCAATATTTCCGCACCAGTCATTACGATTACTTCCTGA
- a CDS encoding histidine kinase: protein MTYRRKTPEEILQYMERMRRGKLKVLIGATSGAGKTYHMLREGQLLKSQGIDVIACAVTTSQRQETVEQLHGIERMPSIHWMKEGVEKKDLPLDQILLRNPEVVLVDNLAHRNREGARFATRLEDISFLLEQGISVITTINVYELSGADIIARHYTGIRAENTVPPETLDMADEVRLIDVSPETLLKRVEDGLLGHKVHPAICRRDNVAVLRELSLRLMANGVNDMLDKHRMSEGLVGPSGTAERILVSVQYHWNGSIYIRRGQQIAKRLNGELIVVVYMKPGVKLTPEQRAFKSSIQQLCDKIDAEFIELPLQGRRRLAGQLAELSLERKITRIVMGHSKMSIWQELRKGSVIKGLLRKLRSTDLFLMADRAESEGERIMAMRPAKLNHDMGASFRRASWEEANQQTKNLHKGSLKVYIGAAPGVGKTYTMLREGNHLKAKGIDIILGMLETHGRQETQEQVGTLELIPRRKWQYRQTELEEMDTEAILHRNPEVVLIDELAHSNVPGSRFKKRYEDIQLILEAGISVITTVNVQHLESLNDAVERLTGIRVRERVPDALLQMADEVELIDVTPQMLQQRLREGKIYAPAKVEQSLNSFFKMGNLIALRELALRELADDVDERLESWERRTSMRGPWRKKEFIFVCITHSAGAERIIRRGFRLAYRLKAEWHVVYVGNNNIRNDSPELVKIRNLTQQLGGQFELLQMRRHKETTAALLARAEELGASQIIIGQAKPKKLHLLTSEALFMHLLRSSAMRDVLIVSREEY from the coding sequence ATGACCTATCGAAGGAAGACGCCTGAAGAAATATTGCAATATATGGAACGGATGCGGCGTGGCAAACTTAAGGTTCTGATTGGCGCAACTAGCGGCGCGGGCAAAACTTATCATATGCTGCGCGAGGGACAGCTTCTGAAATCGCAGGGAATCGATGTGATTGCTTGTGCGGTCACAACTTCCCAGCGCCAAGAGACGGTGGAGCAGCTGCACGGAATCGAACGAATGCCGAGTATTCACTGGATGAAGGAGGGAGTAGAGAAGAAGGATCTTCCTCTGGATCAAATCTTGCTGCGCAATCCGGAAGTAGTGCTCGTTGACAATCTGGCTCACCGCAATCGGGAAGGGGCGCGCTTCGCAACTCGTCTCGAGGATATCTCATTTCTGCTGGAACAAGGGATCAGTGTTATTACGACAATCAATGTATACGAATTGTCCGGCGCAGACATCATTGCCAGGCATTATACAGGAATTCGCGCAGAGAATACCGTACCGCCGGAAACCTTGGATATGGCCGATGAGGTCAGATTAATCGATGTATCACCTGAGACTTTGCTGAAGCGGGTTGAAGACGGATTACTCGGTCATAAGGTTCATCCAGCTATTTGCCGTAGGGACAATGTAGCTGTACTTCGAGAGCTGTCTCTTAGGTTGATGGCCAATGGGGTAAACGATATGCTGGATAAGCATCGCATGTCAGAAGGGCTTGTCGGTCCTTCGGGAACCGCGGAGCGAATTCTAGTGTCCGTCCAATATCATTGGAACGGCTCAATCTATATCAGACGTGGGCAGCAGATCGCCAAGCGGTTGAATGGGGAGCTTATTGTCGTCGTATATATGAAGCCGGGCGTGAAGCTGACGCCAGAGCAGAGGGCCTTCAAGAGCTCGATTCAGCAACTATGCGATAAGATCGATGCCGAGTTCATCGAGCTACCTTTACAAGGACGAAGGAGACTGGCAGGCCAGCTTGCCGAACTGTCGTTGGAGCGTAAAATAACACGGATCGTAATGGGCCACTCCAAAATGAGCATATGGCAGGAATTAAGAAAAGGCTCGGTTATTAAAGGCTTGCTGCGCAAGCTGCGAAGTACGGATTTATTCCTGATGGCTGATCGCGCCGAGAGCGAGGGCGAGCGGATCATGGCCATGCGTCCTGCCAAGCTCAATCATGATATGGGCGCTTCGTTTCGCCGGGCAAGCTGGGAGGAAGCCAACCAGCAGACAAAGAATCTTCATAAGGGTTCGCTGAAGGTATATATCGGGGCCGCTCCAGGCGTGGGTAAAACCTATACCATGCTGCGGGAAGGTAATCATCTTAAGGCAAAAGGAATTGACATTATCCTTGGAATGCTTGAGACTCACGGCAGACAGGAAACACAGGAGCAGGTCGGAACGCTGGAGTTGATTCCGCGGAGAAAATGGCAGTATCGGCAGACTGAATTGGAAGAGATGGATACAGAAGCGATCTTGCATCGTAATCCAGAGGTTGTTCTGATCGATGAATTGGCACACTCCAATGTTCCAGGAAGCAGGTTCAAGAAGCGATATGAGGATATACAGCTAATTCTCGAAGCAGGTATTTCCGTTATTACGACGGTCAATGTGCAGCATCTTGAGAGTTTAAATGATGCAGTGGAACGTCTGACCGGAATCCGGGTTCGGGAGCGGGTTCCCGATGCGCTTCTACAAATGGCGGATGAGGTTGAGCTGATTGATGTAACTCCGCAGATGCTACAGCAGCGGCTGCGTGAAGGGAAGATTTACGCCCCGGCGAAGGTGGAGCAATCGCTAAACTCCTTCTTCAAGATGGGGAATTTGATTGCACTAAGAGAATTGGCACTTCGTGAACTGGCCGACGACGTGGATGAACGCTTGGAGTCATGGGAGAGAAGAACATCTATGCGGGGACCGTGGCGTAAGAAAGAGTTCATCTTTGTATGTATTACTCATAGCGCAGGAGCTGAACGAATCATCCGTCGCGGCTTCCGGCTGGCTTATCGACTTAAAGCAGAATGGCATGTGGTCTATGTGGGGAATAATAATATAAGAAATGATTCTCCAGAGCTGGTGAAGATCAGAAACTTAACTCAGCAATTAGGCGGCCAGTTTGAGTTGCTACAGATGAGGCGGCATAAGGAGACAACAGCGGCGTTGCTGGCTAGGGCGGAGGAATTGGGCGCATCACAGATTATTATCGGGCAAGCGAAGCCGAAGAAGCTCCACTTGCTAACTAGTGAAGCACTATTTATGCATCTGCTTCGCAGTTCTGCAATGCGGGATGTGCTCATAGTCTCAAGAGAAGAATATTAG
- the kdpC gene encoding potassium-transporting ATPase subunit KdpC yields the protein MAVIKSGKQSWLSASGSALWAALRFSIIFIVLCGIIYPLASTGLAQILFPWQANGSLVKDSQGDVIGSELIGQSFTDPKLFHGRISSIDYNGAGSGSSNYASSNPKLMQRMESSLEAWKKDNLDMPLSKLPIDLITNSGSGLDPHITPQAAESQIPRISKLTGISVDILELLVQDATSGRDLGLFGQPRINVLRLNMELQEQIARGNS from the coding sequence ATGGCTGTTATTAAATCAGGTAAGCAATCGTGGTTGTCTGCTTCAGGCTCGGCGTTATGGGCTGCTCTCCGCTTCAGTATCATTTTTATCGTTCTCTGCGGTATTATTTATCCTTTGGCAAGTACAGGTCTGGCACAGATACTATTCCCATGGCAGGCGAACGGAAGTTTAGTTAAGGATAGCCAGGGGGATGTCATTGGTTCCGAGTTGATCGGTCAGTCCTTCACGGATCCGAAGCTGTTCCATGGACGAATATCCAGTATCGATTACAATGGAGCAGGCTCAGGCTCTAGCAATTACGCGTCTTCCAACCCGAAGCTAATGCAGCGGATGGAGTCGTCGCTAGAAGCATGGAAGAAGGACAATCTAGATATGCCGTTAAGCAAGCTTCCCATCGATTTAATTACGAATTCGGGCTCTGGACTTGACCCTCATATTACGCCGCAAGCGGCGGAATCACAGATTCCGCGAATCAGCAAGCTGACAGGTATTTCGGTGGATATATTGGAATTGTTGGTACAGGATGCAACGAGCGGACGGGATCTGGGTCTCTTCGGTCAACCAAGAATAAATGTGCTGCGGCTTAATATGGAGCTGCAGGAGCAAATCGCAAGAGGTAACTCTTAG
- the kdpB gene encoding potassium-transporting ATPase subunit KdpB has protein sequence MSTRHKSMLSGKMMQGAVLDSFKKLNPIWMIKNPVMFVVEVGAFLVLLQILFPGLLGKDHNTGVNVAIFLILLITIWFANFAEALAEGRGKAQADSLKKTKQQVMANKLIGGSTRSVPSSELCKGDVVVVSQGEMIPADGEIIEGLASVDESAITGESAPVIKEAGGDFSSVTGGTLVVSDRIVVRITSDPGQSFIDRMISLVEGAERQKTPNEIALGTLLTVLTVIFLIVVITLKPIADYLNIHLEITVLVSLLVCLIPTTIGGLLSAIGIAGMDRVTQYNVLAMSGKAVEAAGDVNTMILDKTGTITFGNRMAAEFLPVDGRAEDELARWAAVSSRFDETPEGRSVLELLRRQGLEYDESLAAAGESIEFKAETRMSGVDLQDGRRVRKGAVDAIIKWVSSQGGHIPADLEAITNQVATAGGTPLAVAVDEMIYGIIHLKDTVKPGMKERFEQLRKMGIRTIMCTGDNPLTAATIAREAGVDDYIAECKPEDKIDVIRREQAQGKLVAMTGDGTNDAPALAQADVGLAMNSGTVSAKEAANMVDLDSDPSKLIEVVGIGKQLLMTRGALTTFSIANDIAKYFAIIPAMFMLAIPEMGALNIMKLGSPLSAILSALIFNAVIIPLLIPIAMRGVKYRPMSSQRLLSRNLLIFGLGGVVAPFIGIKLIDLFVHLWV, from the coding sequence ATGAGCACTAGGCATAAATCGATGTTATCCGGAAAAATGATGCAAGGAGCCGTACTGGACAGCTTCAAGAAGCTGAATCCGATATGGATGATCAAGAATCCGGTCATGTTCGTCGTAGAAGTCGGAGCTTTCCTCGTACTCCTACAAATTTTGTTCCCTGGATTGCTTGGTAAAGATCACAATACGGGAGTCAACGTGGCCATCTTCTTGATCCTGTTAATTACGATATGGTTCGCGAATTTTGCTGAAGCTCTTGCGGAAGGAAGAGGGAAGGCCCAGGCGGACAGCTTGAAGAAGACGAAGCAGCAAGTTATGGCTAACAAACTAATAGGCGGTAGTACGAGAAGCGTACCTTCCTCTGAGCTGTGCAAAGGCGATGTTGTTGTTGTATCGCAAGGGGAGATGATCCCGGCAGACGGTGAAATTATCGAGGGGCTGGCTTCGGTTGATGAATCTGCGATTACGGGTGAATCGGCTCCAGTTATAAAAGAAGCTGGTGGCGACTTCAGTTCAGTTACAGGCGGAACTCTGGTGGTTAGTGATAGGATTGTTGTTCGTATTACGAGTGATCCTGGACAGTCATTTATCGACCGAATGATTTCATTAGTTGAAGGTGCCGAACGTCAGAAGACACCGAATGAGATTGCTTTAGGAACTTTGCTTACCGTATTAACGGTTATTTTCCTGATTGTGGTCATTACCTTAAAGCCGATTGCCGATTATTTGAATATTCATCTGGAGATCACCGTGCTAGTATCGCTGCTTGTCTGCCTAATTCCGACGACGATCGGGGGGCTGCTGTCCGCGATCGGAATTGCCGGAATGGACCGGGTAACTCAATACAATGTTCTGGCGATGTCCGGTAAGGCCGTAGAAGCTGCCGGAGATGTGAATACAATGATCCTCGATAAGACGGGTACGATTACATTTGGGAACCGAATGGCAGCTGAATTTCTCCCCGTTGATGGTAGGGCTGAAGACGAACTTGCCCGTTGGGCTGCGGTATCTTCAAGATTTGACGAGACGCCAGAAGGTCGCTCGGTGCTTGAATTGCTTCGCAGACAAGGGCTCGAATATGACGAATCCCTGGCCGCTGCCGGGGAGAGCATTGAGTTCAAAGCCGAGACGCGTATGAGCGGCGTCGACCTGCAGGATGGCAGAAGAGTACGCAAGGGGGCTGTTGATGCGATTATAAAATGGGTCAGCAGCCAAGGCGGACATATTCCGGCTGACCTGGAGGCAATTACTAATCAAGTGGCTACTGCGGGTGGAACGCCGTTGGCGGTTGCGGTTGATGAAATGATCTATGGCATTATTCATCTCAAGGACACGGTTAAACCAGGCATGAAAGAACGATTCGAGCAGTTACGGAAAATGGGGATTCGAACGATTATGTGCACGGGTGATAATCCACTGACTGCTGCTACGATTGCAAGAGAAGCTGGAGTGGATGATTACATCGCTGAGTGCAAGCCAGAGGATAAGATCGATGTCATTCGTCGTGAGCAGGCACAAGGGAAGCTAGTTGCGATGACGGGTGACGGGACGAATGATGCTCCCGCATTAGCCCAAGCGGATGTAGGCCTGGCGATGAACAGCGGGACGGTATCCGCCAAGGAAGCGGCGAATATGGTGGATCTCGATTCAGATCCCTCCAAGCTGATCGAGGTCGTAGGGATTGGCAAGCAGCTCTTGATGACTCGCGGAGCGTTAACTACGTTTAGTATTGCTAATGATATCGCCAAATATTTTGCAATTATACCAGCGATGTTCATGCTGGCAATCCCGGAGATGGGTGCACTTAACATTATGAAGCTTGGTTCGCCGCTCTCGGCCATCCTGTCCGCCTTAATCTTCAATGCGGTGATTATTCCGCTCTTGATCCCAATTGCTATGCGTGGAGTCAAGTATCGGCCAATGAGCTCGCAGCGTCTGCTAAGCAGAAATTTGCTAATCTTTGGTTTGGGTGGTGTTGTTGCCCCGTTCATCGGAATTAAACTGATTGATTTGTTCGTACATTTATGGGTCTAA
- the kdpA gene encoding potassium-transporting ATPase subunit KdpA translates to MDYLQMFIVIGVILLLVKPVGTYIYHVFSNVPNRSDRIFGAMERFIFNIAGYRRREGMDWKKYVISLLATNVVLMTISFLLLSLQQWFPWNPEGSGSMEPTLAFNTVISFMTNTNLQHYSGETGLSYFSQMAVITMMMFTSAATGLCAAIAFIRGITGRGQLLGNFFEDFVKAIVRILLPASLIVTLLLVALQVPQTLQPTTAVNTLEGTVQRISLGPVASLESIKHLGTNGGGFFGANSSHPFENPSGLTNAIEMWSMWVISASLPYTFGLFARNKKQGWVIFSAMMVLFLAFLSLVYFSEKAGNPLFHTLGIDVTQGNMEGKEVRFGVTGSALFTAITTAATTGSVNNMHDSLTPLGGLAALSQMMLNVVFGGKGVGLMNMVMYAILGVFICGLMVGRTPEFLSKKIEAREMKLIAIAILVHPLIVLAPTAISAMTGLGYGAVTNPGYHGLSQILYEYASSAANNGSGFEGLADNTAFWNIMTGLVMLLGRYVSMIALLAAAGSLMQKEPVMETIGTLRTDNKLFAGILVGTVLLIGALTFLPVLAAGPVAEYLTLK, encoded by the coding sequence ATGGATTATTTACAAATGTTCATTGTGATTGGCGTCATATTGTTGCTGGTGAAGCCGGTTGGAACTTATATATATCATGTTTTCTCAAATGTACCGAATCGAAGTGATCGCATCTTCGGAGCAATGGAGCGGTTTATTTTCAACATAGCCGGCTATAGGCGGCGCGAAGGGATGGATTGGAAGAAATATGTGATCAGTCTGCTGGCAACGAATGTGGTATTGATGACAATCAGTTTTCTACTTCTCAGTCTGCAGCAGTGGTTCCCATGGAATCCCGAAGGAAGCGGCAGCATGGAGCCGACACTGGCATTCAATACGGTAATCAGCTTCATGACCAACACGAATCTGCAGCATTATAGCGGGGAGACAGGGCTTAGCTATTTCTCGCAAATGGCTGTAATCACAATGATGATGTTCACATCAGCCGCTACGGGGTTATGCGCCGCTATCGCTTTTATCCGCGGAATTACAGGAAGAGGCCAACTGCTGGGGAATTTCTTTGAGGATTTTGTGAAGGCGATTGTCCGTATTCTTCTGCCTGCTTCTCTGATCGTGACGCTGCTACTGGTCGCGCTCCAGGTTCCGCAGACCTTGCAGCCTACCACGGCAGTGAACACGCTGGAAGGGACTGTACAGCGAATCTCGCTTGGACCGGTGGCCTCGCTGGAATCCATTAAGCATTTGGGCACGAACGGTGGTGGATTCTTTGGAGCCAATTCATCCCATCCGTTCGAGAACCCAAGCGGGTTGACGAATGCAATTGAGATGTGGTCAATGTGGGTGATCAGCGCGTCATTACCTTATACATTCGGTTTATTCGCGCGCAATAAGAAGCAGGGTTGGGTTATTTTCTCAGCGATGATGGTCTTGTTCCTTGCATTTCTGTCTTTGGTCTATTTCAGCGAGAAGGCCGGGAACCCGCTCTTTCATACGCTTGGGATAGACGTCACGCAAGGAAATATGGAGGGCAAAGAGGTTCGTTTCGGGGTTACGGGCTCGGCACTTTTTACGGCGATTACCACCGCCGCGACTACGGGGAGCGTCAACAATATGCATGATTCGCTTACTCCGCTCGGCGGCTTGGCAGCTCTATCCCAGATGATGTTGAACGTTGTCTTCGGTGGGAAGGGCGTCGGACTTATGAACATGGTGATGTACGCCATACTCGGTGTATTTATTTGTGGATTAATGGTCGGCAGAACGCCTGAATTCCTCAGCAAGAAGATTGAAGCTAGGGAGATGAAGCTGATCGCTATTGCGATTCTTGTTCATCCCTTAATTGTGCTTGCACCGACGGCAATCAGTGCTATGACTGGCTTAGGGTATGGCGCAGTTACGAATCCAGGGTATCATGGACTGTCGCAAATACTGTATGAATATGCATCCTCTGCAGCAAATAACGGCTCCGGCTTCGAGGGTCTCGCGGATAATACAGCGTTCTGGAATATCATGACCGGATTGGTCATGCTCCTGGGCCGTTATGTTTCTATGATTGCCTTGTTAGCTGCTGCAGGATCCTTAATGCAGAAAGAACCCGTCATGGAGACCATCGGCACGCTGCGGACAGACAATAAATTATTCGCTGGAATTCTCGTAGGGACGGTATTGCTTATCGGAGCTCTTACTTTTCTGCCGGTTCTTGCCGCAGGTCCTGTTGCTGAATATTTGACGCTAAAATAA
- a CDS encoding MerR family transcriptional regulator, with protein MFKISEFSKISQVSVKTLRYYDQLNLLKPDFTDKHTGYRYYSADQMLQLNRILAYKELGFSLDQIRQMLDEQIPIEQIRGMFRVKQNEILSILDREQARLARIKDRLSFIENEGTNLTRHDVILKEVEPQLVMSYRQRASLSQIPELFRQLDSQLSSSAPSSLTQMVLWHGCDECDDDIDIEVARVLPQELTSRPPFIVKQLPQVLLMATLVHHCRTTAPCTASTELALWIERNGYRMIENEPRREICLPHDKSIDPEAYIAEVQIAVVKA; from the coding sequence ATGTTCAAAATCAGTGAATTCTCAAAAATCAGCCAAGTATCCGTCAAGACGCTTCGTTACTACGATCAGTTGAATCTACTCAAGCCGGACTTCACGGACAAACATACGGGTTATCGGTATTATTCAGCGGATCAAATGCTCCAATTGAATCGGATTTTGGCATATAAAGAGCTTGGCTTCTCATTGGATCAAATCCGTCAAATGCTAGACGAGCAAATTCCGATCGAACAAATCAGAGGCATGTTCCGGGTGAAGCAGAATGAGATTCTGTCTATTCTGGACAGAGAACAAGCCCGGCTTGCTCGGATCAAAGATCGGCTCAGCTTCATTGAGAATGAAGGCACAAACTTGACCAGACACGATGTTATTTTAAAAGAAGTCGAGCCTCAGCTCGTGATGTCTTACCGTCAGAGAGCTTCGCTAAGCCAGATTCCCGAACTGTTCAGGCAGCTTGATTCCCAGCTTTCCAGTTCCGCTCCGTCTTCTTTAACGCAGATGGTACTCTGGCACGGCTGTGATGAATGTGATGACGATATTGATATTGAAGTCGCACGCGTGCTCCCGCAGGAACTGACGAGTCGTCCTCCATTTATCGTAAAGCAGCTTCCCCAAGTTCTGCTAATGGCTACGCTTGTACATCATTGCCGCACAACAGCACCTTGCACAGCCAGTACGGAATTGGCTCTATGGATCGAACGTAATGGATACCGGATGATAGAAAATGAGCCTCGGCGAGAGATCTGTCTTCCTCATGACAAATCAATCGACCCGGAAGCCTATATAGCTGAAGTTCAAATTGCCGTCGTTAAAGCTTGA
- a CDS encoding MFS transporter produces the protein MTKYHKRLVLNLFVLTFVLGTSEFVIVGLLSEVAAGLHIGISTAGSLVSVFAITFAIGTPILTAVFSRFAKYPLMLSLITIFIAGNIMTALADSYELLLVSRMITALVTGVLIALAMSVASESVPLEKRGSAVAIIFAGFTIASVVGVPLGTLIGQQYGWHMVFWFTALLGVISLIASSATIPKALQGNRSSLQKQLGLFANSRIIIAFFIPACSIAATYTVYTYLTPILQDVMAVPTPYISLVFLLYGVVSIFSTFIGGKLAANNGISKLRFVFLAQAIILASLYLSSRSLVAGLISISLIALLVYTMNSTMQLYFIDLADRHSPTARDLASSLTPVSVNVGIALGSTLGGFVTTSSRLIDVSWTGGLVAIAAAVLAGISYRLDHNSSQLCNDPAGAKC, from the coding sequence ATGACAAAGTATCATAAACGTTTGGTTTTGAATTTATTTGTACTTACCTTCGTATTGGGAACGAGTGAATTTGTTATTGTCGGACTGTTGAGCGAAGTAGCTGCGGGGCTCCATATCGGGATTTCAACCGCAGGAAGCTTAGTATCGGTCTTTGCGATCACTTTTGCGATCGGTACGCCAATCCTGACGGCCGTGTTCAGCAGGTTTGCTAAATACCCGCTTATGTTATCCTTGATTACCATCTTTATTGCCGGAAATATAATGACAGCACTTGCCGACTCTTACGAGCTTCTCCTAGTGTCCAGAATGATCACTGCGCTTGTAACCGGGGTGCTGATCGCCCTTGCCATGTCAGTGGCCAGCGAGAGCGTACCGTTGGAGAAGAGAGGATCCGCTGTCGCTATCATTTTTGCCGGATTTACCATCGCAAGCGTCGTTGGGGTGCCCCTTGGCACTTTAATCGGACAACAATACGGCTGGCATATGGTCTTTTGGTTCACCGCTTTATTAGGCGTCATATCATTGATCGCAAGCTCTGCAACGATTCCCAAAGCACTCCAAGGAAATCGTAGTTCATTGCAAAAACAACTCGGTCTATTTGCTAATTCTCGCATTATCATTGCGTTTTTTATTCCGGCTTGCAGCATCGCAGCTACTTATACTGTATACACCTACCTGACCCCGATTTTACAGGATGTAATGGCTGTTCCTACACCATATATTAGTCTGGTATTTTTGCTCTACGGCGTGGTATCCATTTTCAGCACGTTCATCGGCGGTAAGTTGGCGGCAAACAATGGCATCAGTAAGCTGCGGTTCGTATTTCTGGCACAGGCCATCATTCTTGCTTCACTCTATCTGTCTTCCCGTTCGCTCGTGGCAGGTTTAATCAGCATTTCTTTGATAGCTTTGCTGGTATACACGATGAATTCCACCATGCAGCTGTATTTCATCGATCTGGCCGATAGGCACTCACCAACTGCCAGAGATTTGGCTTCGTCGTTAACGCCTGTGTCCGTCAATGTAGGCATCGCCCTCGGTTCGACCCTCGGCGGCTTCGTTACCACAAGCAGTCGATTGATCGATGTGTCTTGGACCGGCGGACTAGTGGCGATTGCCGCAGCCGTTTTGGCCGGGATTAGCTACCGCCTGGATCATAATAGCTCACAGTTATGCAATGATCCAGCAGGTGCAAAATGTTAA
- a CDS encoding metal-dependent hydrolase: protein MKLTYLGHSCVYLDTGDYRLIIDPFLTGNPKAAAVAEDIDVDYILLTHGHSDHIGDAEAIARRTGATIVAIVELADFFEQRGLKATGMNLGGSYNFPFGKLTFTPALHSSSVEVNGTNVYLGVAAGIVLNINGFTVYHCGDTALFSDMKLIGSKHKIDLAFIPIGDFFTMGPEDALLAAEWIGAKHVVPVHYDTFGIIKQDGTQFAHQLQKLGISGHALLPGESLDKTQLER, encoded by the coding sequence GTGAAACTAACGTATCTCGGACATTCATGCGTATATTTAGATACTGGCGATTACCGTCTGATCATTGACCCATTCTTGACCGGAAATCCTAAAGCAGCTGCTGTGGCTGAAGATATCGATGTCGATTATATCCTGCTTACCCATGGGCACTCGGACCATATTGGGGATGCTGAGGCGATAGCCAGAAGAACTGGAGCCACCATCGTAGCTATCGTTGAACTGGCTGACTTCTTTGAGCAGAGAGGGCTTAAGGCGACAGGAATGAATCTGGGAGGTTCGTACAACTTCCCGTTTGGCAAGCTGACCTTCACTCCGGCTCTCCACAGTTCTTCCGTTGAAGTGAACGGAACGAATGTCTACCTGGGGGTTGCCGCAGGCATTGTACTTAACATCAACGGTTTCACCGTATATCATTGCGGCGATACCGCATTGTTCAGCGATATGAAGCTAATCGGAAGCAAGCATAAGATCGATCTCGCTTTCATCCCAATCGGCGATTTCTTCACAATGGGACCGGAAGATGCCCTGCTCGCTGCCGAATGGATCGGTGCCAAGCATGTGGTCCCCGTTCACTACGATACATTTGGCATCATCAAGCAGGACGGAACACAATTCGCCCACCAATTGCAAAAGCTTGGCATATCCGGCCATGCCCTGCTGCCAGGCGAAAGCCTCGATAAAACGCAGTTGGAGCGTTAA